GGTCATGCGCGTGCTGGTGAAATCGCCGTAGATGCGCTTGACGCTGGCCAAGCCGTACTTGGCGACTTCGGCCAGCAGGCCTTCGATCACCGACGGCTGCGCGTTGTCGGCATCGATCAGCACCGCCAGCCGCGGCTGGTCGTCGTCGCTGTCGGAACGGTGGCGGCTTTTCATGGCGTGCACCTGCGGCAAGGAAAGAGCGGGAGAAGCGTGGAAGCGGTCACCACTGTGCCAGCGCGCGCTGCCCACAGCCAGCGCAATGCGGCGACCGCCATGGTTCATCGCCCTGCCGGCAGCGCCTCGTAGGCCTGGCGCACCGCCACTTCGCCGTAGCGGCGCTCCAGCCGACGCACGATGAAGTGGCCGCGCGCCATCGCCTGGAAGTGGGCGATGAACACCGTGTTGAGCAGCGCACCGCTGGCCGCGCCGACCAGCGGCACCGCCTGCGCCGCCAGCTTCTCGCTGACCGTCACCGAGAACTTGGCGGCGATGCGCGACAGCAGCGACACCAGCACCGGTGCGCCCTTGCTGCCCAAGCCATGCGCGGCGATGTACTGCGCGGCGGCGCTGAGCTGCTGCGCCATCGCCGCACGCACCGCGAAGTAGCCCGATTCGCTGCCATCGTCGCGCTGGCTGCGGCCGCCGTGCGCCAGCACCTCCAGGCAGGCCAGCGCGGTCGCCGGATCGTCCAGGCGCTCGCCTTCGGCGCGGGCGATGTCGGCGATGGAGCGCAGCATCAGCGTGGTGGTCAGCGGCAGTTCCACCACCAACCCGGGCAGGCCGAAGAAGCCGCCGGCGGCGCCGGTCGCCGCCACCGCGGCGCCATGCAGGCGCGGCCGTGCGCGTTCCGGCGCCTGCCCACGCAGGGTCAGCAACGCCGAGCGCAACGCCACCCGCAGCGCGCGCTGGCTGACCGCATCGATGCGAGAGGACAGCATCTTCGGCAGGCGCTTGCTGATCAGCGCCTCGATCGGCGCGCCCACCGCATTGGCGATCTTCGCCGCCAGGCCGGGGTGTTCCAGCAGGGCGCGCGCCTGGGCCAGGTCGCGGTGGTCGGCGGCATCCATCACGGGGACGGGCAGTAGCGTGGTCATGGCCGAAGCTCGTGGCGAGGGAGGCGACAGCATGCACCGGGCGGCAGCGACATGGTGTCGAGAGCCGATGACCGGTGCGGGACGTTCAGCGGTCGGCGTGCCCGTGCGCCCAGGGCCTGCCCTAGATCCGCTCCAGCGCGCGCTGGTGGGTGCGCGGCCCGAACCGGCCCACCACCGCGGCGGCAATCAGCAGGCTGGCGGCGATGAAGCCGAGCACGCCGCGATGGCCGGTGCGGTCCAGCAGCATGCCGATCAGCAGGCTGCTGGCGGCGGTGGACAGGCGGCTGAAGGAATAGCAGAAGCCCACCGCGCGTGCGCGCAGCGCAGTGGGGAACAGTTCGGCCTGGTAACCGTGGTAGGCGAAGCTCATCCAGGCATTGCAGAAGGTGACCGCCGCGCCGCAGGCGATCAGCAGCAGCGGCTGGTGCTGCCAGGCGAACAGCAGGCCGAACAGCATCGCGCCCAGCGCCGACACCACCACCTGCCACTTGTTCTCCCAGCGCTGCGCCACGCCCATCAGCAGCAGCGGCGCCACGGGATACGCCAGCGAGATGGCGAAGGCGTAGCCGAGCCCGTGCACGCTGTCGGCGCCTTGCCGCGCCAGCAGTGCCGGCAGCCAGTTGCCGAAACCGAAGAAGCCGATCGCCTGGAAGATGTGGAAGGTCACCAGCATCGCCATGCGGCGCCGGTACGGGGGCTGCCATAGCGCGGAAACGCGCGGCGGCGGCGCAAGGGAGACAGGGAGCGGCTCCGGCGCCGGCAACGGCCGTCCCAGGTCGGCGGCACAGCGCGCCTCCAGCCGCTGCAGCACTGCGTCGGCCTCGGCATGCCGGCCCTGCGTCGCCAGCCAGCGCGGCGATTCCGGCAGGCGACTGCGCAGCCACCACACCGCCAGCGCGAAACCGCCGCTGAGCAGCGCCACCCAACGCCAGCCGCTCAGGCCAAGCGGCGCGTGCGGCACCAGCGCCCAGGCGCTCAGCGCCACCGCCGGCACCGCCAGGAACTGCACGCAGAACGCCAGCGCGAACGCGGCGCCACGCATCTGCCGCGGCACCATTTCCGACAGGTAGGTGTCGATGGTGACCAGTTCCACGCCCAGGCCGATGCCGACCACGCCGCGCCACAGGATCACCCCCAGCGCGCTGTGCTGCAGGCCCATCGCCACGGTCGCCACGCTGTACCAGAGCAACGCGAAGGAGAACACCGCGCGGCGTCCGACACGATCGACCAGCGGGCTCAGCAGGCTCGCGCCGAGAAACAGGCCCATGAAGGTCGCCGAGGCGAACGCGGCCTGGTCGGCGATGCCGAACACGCCTGCCGCGCCCTCGGCGAAGATGCCATCGCGCAGCAGGCCAGGGCTGAGGTAGGCGGTCTGGAACAGGTCGTACAGTTCGAAGAAGCCCCCCAGCGCCAGCAGCGCGACCAGGCGCCACAGGGTGCGGGTGGGCGGCAGGCGCTCCAGGCGCGCCGCGACCAGGGCGACGGGATCAGAAGCGGCTAAAGCGGCATCGCGCATGCGGGTGGGTCCTGGGGGGAGGAAACGCGCCGCCGCATGCTGCCCGATCCGCCGCCGCGCGCGCCACCGCGTCGAGCCAGAACTGCCGACCGCGCCGCATCGGCGTTCAGCCGGATGTCGGCTTCGGTGCGGCCAGCCGCTGCGGACGCCGATCGCGCATCAGCGCAGGAACAGGATGTCCAGGTCGCGGTCGGGCACGAAATCGCGCTGGCGGAACTCGAAGGTCAGCGCGTCGGTACGCTGCAGGTCGCCGTCGAAGCACAGGCTGAGCAGGTCGCCGGGGGCGCGTTTCTTCAGGGTCAGGTGGAAGTCCTGGATCGGCCCTTTCCAGTTGGCGCCGGTGCGCAGCACGTAGCGCAGGTTGCTCCACTGCAGGCCGTTGGCGCCGGCGCGGCGACGCAGGCGCTGTTGGGTGGCGGCGTCCAGGCAGGTGGGCTTGGCGTACTCGCCGATCAGGTCGCTGGCCGGCATCGGCACGCCGGTGGCGACGCTGGGCGCGTAGCTGTGGCGGATCGCCACCGTGCCGCCGGCGGGGAAGCGCTGCTGCCAGACGAAGTATTCGTTGAGGGTGAAGCGCGGCTGCCCGTTCGCATCGAACCAGCGCGCGGGCAGCGGCTTGCGCCCGGCCGGGACGGTGCTGCTCTCGACGTACTCGGCCAGGTCGTCCGGCGTCCAGCCGCTGGTCGCCCAGGCGCGCGAGACGTCGGCACCGTCCAGCTTGGCCACCAGCCGGCGCTCGGTGCGCACCGGCTTGCCATCCACCCACAGCTTGAAGTCGGTGAGCGCGCTGTGGTCGGCCATGCCGAAGTACATCGGCGGCATCGGGAAGGCGATCGGCACCAGCAGCTCGCGCGGGCTGGTGTTGGTGAACACGTAGTCCACCTGCACCCGGTCCTCGCTGATGAACAAGTCTTCCTTGCTCATGCGGATGTCCGGCTGGCGGATCAGTTCGATGGAGCCATTGGCGTCGCCGATGCTGCTGTCGTTGGCGTAGGCGGACGCGGCGGCGAGCAGCAAGCACGTCAGCAGGGAGGGCAGCAGGCGGGGCGGCGAGAGCTTGGCGGTCATGGAATCGGGGGTCGGTCGGATGGGCGCCGCGACCGCAGCGCGGCGCCGGCGAACGGGCGCCATGGTAACCGCGGCGCATCACGCGGCGCATCGCGCCCCGCCACCACGTTTGCTACGGTAGCCGGCGCCGTCACGGGGGGAAGGCCATCGCCATGTTCAAAGCACTCGCAACGCTGGCGCTGCTGGCGTCCGCCGGGCTGGCCGCGGCGCAGGCGCCGGGCACGCGCAGCTACGCCAATCCGATCGACCTGGACTACCGCTACAACTTCGAGCAGTTGAACGAAGGCATTTCCTACCGCACCGGCGCCGATCCGGTGTTCGTGCGCTTCGGCGACGCTTACTACCTGTTCCAGACCCTGGCCGACGGCTACTGGCGCTCCCCCAACCTGCTCGACTGGCAGTTCGTCACGCCCAGCCGCTGGCCGTTCGAGAGCATCGTCGCGCCGGCGGTGGTCGCCGACGGCGACCGCCTGGTGATCATGCAATCGGCCTTCGAACCGCGCCCGCTGCTGCAGACCCGCGACCCGGCCAGCGGCCAGCTCGACTTCCTGACCCGGCTGCTGCCCAAGCTGCCACGCGCCCAGCCGATCGGCACCGAGATGAAGGGCCGGCCGCTGAGCGACGTGCCGCCCGGCCCCTGGGATCCGGACCTGTTCATCGACGACGAC
This genomic stretch from Xanthomonas sacchari harbors:
- a CDS encoding DUF4424 family protein; the encoded protein is MTAKLSPPRLLPSLLTCLLLAAASAYANDSSIGDANGSIELIRQPDIRMSKEDLFISEDRVQVDYVFTNTSPRELLVPIAFPMPPMYFGMADHSALTDFKLWVDGKPVRTERRLVAKLDGADVSRAWATSGWTPDDLAEYVESSTVPAGRKPLPARWFDANGQPRFTLNEYFVWQQRFPAGGTVAIRHSYAPSVATGVPMPASDLIGEYAKPTCLDAATQQRLRRRAGANGLQWSNLRYVLRTGANWKGPIQDFHLTLKKRAPGDLLSLCFDGDLQRTDALTFEFRQRDFVPDRDLDILFLR
- a CDS encoding MFS transporter — encoded protein: MRDAALAASDPVALVAARLERLPPTRTLWRLVALLALGGFFELYDLFQTAYLSPGLLRDGIFAEGAAGVFGIADQAAFASATFMGLFLGASLLSPLVDRVGRRAVFSFALLWYSVATVAMGLQHSALGVILWRGVVGIGLGVELVTIDTYLSEMVPRQMRGAAFALAFCVQFLAVPAVALSAWALVPHAPLGLSGWRWVALLSGGFALAVWWLRSRLPESPRWLATQGRHAEADAVLQRLEARCAADLGRPLPAPEPLPVSLAPPPRVSALWQPPYRRRMAMLVTFHIFQAIGFFGFGNWLPALLARQGADSVHGLGYAFAISLAYPVAPLLLMGVAQRWENKWQVVVSALGAMLFGLLFAWQHQPLLLIACGAAVTFCNAWMSFAYHGYQAELFPTALRARAVGFCYSFSRLSTAASSLLIGMLLDRTGHRGVLGFIAASLLIAAAVVGRFGPRTHQRALERI
- a CDS encoding EcsC family protein; the encoded protein is MTTLLPVPVMDAADHRDLAQARALLEHPGLAAKIANAVGAPIEALISKRLPKMLSSRIDAVSQRALRVALRSALLTLRGQAPERARPRLHGAAVAATGAAGGFFGLPGLVVELPLTTTLMLRSIADIARAEGERLDDPATALACLEVLAHGGRSQRDDGSESGYFAVRAAMAQQLSAAAQYIAAHGLGSKGAPVLVSLLSRIAAKFSVTVSEKLAAQAVPLVGAASGALLNTVFIAHFQAMARGHFIVRRLERRYGEVAVRQAYEALPAGR